From the Falco biarmicus isolate bFalBia1 chromosome 19, bFalBia1.pri, whole genome shotgun sequence genome, one window contains:
- the MEX3A gene encoding RNA-binding protein MEX3A, producing MPSLVVPGIMERNGGFGDLGCFGGSGKDRALLEDDRALQLALDQLCLLGLGEPSSSSSSSAVVLVEDSNNNNNNPPPPPPQQPPPPPPPPQQQPPPPPPPPPPPAPKGSSAPSAGAAEPKLCALYKEAELRLKSSSNTTECVPVPSSEHVAEIVGRQGCKIKALRAKTNTYIKTPVRGEEPVFMVTGRREDVAMARREIISAAEHFSMIRASRNKAGTTFGSAPTLPGQVTIRVRVPYRVVGLVVGPKGATIKRIQQQTNTYIITPSRDRDPVFEITGAPGNVERAREEIETHIAVRTGKILEYNNENDFLSSSPDSGMENRYSEAWRVHTPAPGCKPLSTFRQNSLGCIGDCSVDPVYETPRLNDQNDFNYGYLFPNYGVNKQDLYYGVPESGAPMWAGQENTNPVSVLFSKQQRSSSTGTIHPNSHRSPSSSIQEPNLSGLPRRSQGEPLQGFSKLGTTTAARTSVSSSRECMVCFESEVTAALVPCGHNLFCMECAVRICERTDPECPVCHAAATQAIRIFS from the exons ATGCCTAGCCTGGTAGTACCAGGGATAATGGAAAGGAACGGGGGTTTCGGCGATTTAGGCTGTTTCGGTGGGAGCGGCAAAGACAGAGCGCTGCTGGAGGATGACCGGGCGCTGCAGCTCGCCCTGgaccagctctgcctgctggggctAGGcgagccttcctcctcctcctcctcctccgccgtggtgctggtggaggacagcaacaacaacaacaataacccgccgccgccgccgccgcagcagcccccgccgccgccgccgccgccgcagcagcaaccgccgccgccgccgccgccgccgcctccacCGGCCCCGAAGGGCTCGTCGGCGCCCAGCGCCGGGGCGGCGGAGCCCAAGTTGTGCGCCTTGTACAAGGAGGCCGAGCTGCGGCTCAAGAGCAGCTCCAACACCACCGAGTGCGTCCCGGTGCCCAGCTCCGAGCACGTGGCCGAGATCGTGGGCCGGCAAG GCTGCAAGATCAAAGCCCTGCGGGCAAAGACCAACACCTACATCAAGACTCCGGTGCGGGGCGAGGAGCCGGTCTTCATGGTGACGGGACGGCGGGAGGACGTGGCCATGGCCCGGCGGGAGatcatctctgctgctgagcacttCTCCATGATCCGGGCCTCCCGCAACAAGGCCGGCACCACTTTTGGCAGCGCTCCGACCTTGCCGGGGCAAGTCACCATCCGGGTGCGTGTGCCCTACCGCGTGGTGGGCTTGGTGGTGGGCCCCAAAGGAGCCACCATCAAACGGATCCAGCAGCAGACCAACACCTACATCATCACGCCCAgccgggaccgggaccccgtCTTTGAAATCACCGGCGCACCGGGTAACGTGGAGCGCGCCCGGGAGGAGATTGAGACCCACATTGCAGTGAGGACGGGCAAGATCCTGGAGTACAACAACGAGAACGATTTTCTCTCCAGCAGCCCTGATTCCGGCATGGAGAACCGCTACTCGGAGGCCTGGCGGGTTCATACGCCGGCGCCGGGCTGCAAGCCCCTCTCCACCTTTCGGCAGAACAGCCTGGGGTGCATCGGCGACTGCTCCGTTGACCCCGTCTACGAGACTCCCCGGCTGAACGACCAAAACGACTTCAATTACGGTTACCTCTTCCCCAACTATGGCGTGAACAAGCAAGATCTGTATTACGGGGTGCCGGAGTCGGGTGCCCCGATGTGGGCTGGGCAGGAGAACACCAACCCCGTCTCGGTGCTCTTCTCAAAGCAGCAGCGGTCCAGCAGTACCGGCACCATCCACCCAAATTCACATCGCTCCCCGTCCTCCTCCATCCAAGAGCCCAATCTCTCCGGTCTCCCCAGGCGGTCGCAGGGGGAACCGCTCCAAGGGTTTTCCAAGCTGGGGACGACGACCGCTGCCCGGACGTCTGTCTCCAGCAGCCGCGAGTGCATGGTGTGTTTCGAAAGCGAAGTTACGGCGGCGCTGGTGCCGTGCGGCCACAACCTCTTCTGCATGGAGTGTGCCGTGAGGATCTGTGAGAGGACTGATCCAGAGTGCCCGGTTTGCCACGCTGCAGCCACTCAGGCCATTAGAATATTTTCCTAA